A single region of the Actinoplanes sp. SE50/110 genome encodes:
- a CDS encoding MFS transporter, translating into MALTGTPTPAPAGKRERTGWYLYDWANSAFSTTVITVFLGPFLTKVTERAAGCSIDADECHASVHPFGLTVAAGSYFPYLVSLSVLLTVFVLPVMGAVADRSPRKKPLLATAAFTGAAATVAMALVTGDRYLLGGILFLIANIAFGASVVVYNSFLPHLGGPDERDRISSRGWGIGYLGGGVLLLLNLVAVTLFSQDGNPQRTLDLARWSIVSAGVWWAAFTLLPLLWLREHPGADSTPTRGNVVTDGFRQLGHTLKSMRAYPLTLAFLGAYLIYNDGIQTVISLASQFGTEELKLEQSTLIITILIVQFLAFGGALLLGALANRIGARNTILVALALWLVVVVAAFWLPAGAPVPFMLLGAGIGLVMGGSQALSRSLFSQLIPTGREGEYYGFYEISDKGTSWLGPLFFGIIFQLTSSYRLGIVSLVVFFVTGGILLALVPIRRAVIAAGNTPPTLI; encoded by the coding sequence ATGGCCCTCACCGGCACCCCGACACCCGCACCCGCCGGTAAACGGGAACGCACCGGCTGGTACCTCTACGACTGGGCCAACTCCGCGTTCTCCACCACGGTCATCACCGTCTTCCTCGGCCCGTTCCTCACCAAGGTCACCGAACGGGCCGCCGGCTGCTCCATCGACGCCGACGAGTGCCACGCCTCCGTGCACCCGTTCGGGCTCACCGTCGCCGCCGGCTCCTACTTCCCCTACCTGGTGTCGCTGTCGGTGCTGCTCACCGTCTTCGTCCTACCGGTGATGGGCGCCGTCGCCGACCGCTCCCCGCGCAAGAAACCCCTGCTCGCCACCGCCGCGTTCACCGGCGCCGCCGCCACCGTCGCGATGGCCCTGGTCACCGGCGACCGCTACCTGCTCGGCGGCATCCTGTTCCTGATCGCCAACATCGCCTTCGGCGCCTCCGTCGTCGTCTACAACTCGTTCCTGCCCCACCTCGGCGGCCCCGACGAACGCGACCGGATCTCCAGCCGCGGCTGGGGCATCGGCTACCTCGGCGGCGGCGTCCTGCTGCTGCTCAACCTCGTCGCCGTCACCCTGTTCAGCCAGGACGGCAACCCCCAACGCACCCTCGACCTGGCCCGCTGGTCCATCGTCTCGGCCGGCGTCTGGTGGGCCGCCTTCACCCTGCTGCCCCTGCTCTGGCTCCGCGAACACCCCGGCGCCGACAGCACCCCCACCCGCGGCAACGTCGTCACCGACGGCTTCCGGCAGCTCGGCCACACCCTCAAGTCGATGCGCGCCTACCCGCTCACCCTCGCCTTCCTCGGCGCCTACCTGATCTACAACGACGGCATCCAGACCGTCATCTCCCTCGCCAGCCAATTCGGCACCGAGGAACTCAAACTCGAACAATCCACGCTGATCATCACCATCCTGATCGTCCAATTCCTCGCCTTCGGCGGCGCCCTGCTGCTCGGCGCCCTCGCCAACCGCATCGGCGCCCGCAACACCATCCTGGTCGCCCTCGCCCTGTGGCTCGTCGTCGTCGTGGCCGCCTTCTGGCTCCCCGCCGGCGCCCCCGTCCCCTTCATGCTCCTGGGCGCCGGCATCGGCCTGGTCATGGGCGGCAGCCAAGCCCTCAGCCGCAGCCTGTTCTCCCAACTCATCCCCACCGGCCGGGAAGGCGAGTACTACGGCTTCTACGAAATCAGCGACAAGGGCACCAGCTGGCTCGGCCCGCTGTTCTTCGGCATCATCTTCCAGCTCACCAGCAGCTACCGCCTCGGCATCGTCTCGCTCGTCGTCTTCTTCGTCACCGGCGGCATCCTGCTCGCCCTCGTCCCGATCCGGCGGGCCGTCATCGCCGCCGGCAACACACCCCCCACACTCATCTGA
- a CDS encoding GntR family transcriptional regulator has product MDITIDPDSPTPPYEQVRLRIAALAADGHLAAGTRLPPVRHLATDLGLAANTVARAYKELEQAGLVETRGRAGTVITARATGTSLRAQKAAAAYAETTRALGIPADKALALVEAALHA; this is encoded by the coding sequence ATGGACATCACGATCGACCCCGACTCCCCCACCCCGCCCTACGAACAGGTCCGCCTACGCATCGCCGCACTCGCCGCCGACGGCCACCTCGCCGCCGGCACCCGCCTGCCCCCCGTCCGGCACCTCGCCACCGACCTCGGCCTGGCCGCCAACACCGTCGCCCGCGCCTACAAGGAACTCGAACAGGCCGGCCTCGTCGAAACCCGCGGCCGAGCCGGCACGGTCATCACCGCCCGCGCCACCGGCACATCGCTGCGGGCCCAGAAAGCAGCAGCGGCGTACGCCGAAACCACACGCGCCCTGGGCATCCCCGCCGACAAAGCCCTCGCCCTGGTCGAAGCCGCCCTGCACGCCTGA
- a CDS encoding GNAT family N-acetyltransferase has translation MLESLVEAAIGELQRGFLDEGQIASSRAIMGLDTALIDDGTYFVVEADGRVAGCGGWSRRATLYGGDHRAGRDAALLDPVTDPARVRAMYTHPDFVRRGIARLILSLSEAAAAAEGFRACELIATLSGEPLYRAAGFVPVERLSDASGGVAVPLVRMRKAL, from the coding sequence GTGCTGGAGTCGCTGGTCGAGGCGGCGATCGGGGAGTTGCAGAGGGGTTTTCTCGACGAGGGGCAGATCGCGTCCAGTCGGGCGATCATGGGGTTGGACACGGCGTTGATCGACGATGGGACGTATTTCGTGGTCGAGGCCGATGGGCGGGTGGCCGGGTGTGGTGGCTGGAGCCGGCGCGCCACGCTGTACGGGGGTGATCATCGCGCGGGGCGGGATGCGGCGTTGCTGGATCCCGTGACGGATCCGGCGAGGGTCCGCGCCATGTACACGCATCCGGATTTCGTCCGTCGCGGCATCGCTCGGTTGATCCTGTCGTTGAGTGAGGCGGCTGCGGCGGCGGAGGGTTTCCGTGCGTGTGAGTTGATAGCGACGCTGTCCGGGGAGCCGTTGTACCGGGCCGCGGGTTTCGTTCCGGTCGAGCGTCTCAGCGATGCTTCGGGTGGGGTGGCCGTCCCTTTGGTGCGGATGCGCAAGGCTCTTTGA
- a CDS encoding 1-acyl-sn-glycerol-3-phosphate acyltransferase yields METSTTWRAPLLWRFLLALSRVVIAPVCRLRVSGSVPAELRSGPVILAANHVSPFDPLVLVAACHRVGLAPRIMITGGLFDAPVVGAAMRACGHIRVDRGTARVAEALPAAAQALKDGATVLLYPEGRIGLDPWMWPERGKTGVARMAAATDAPVVPVAQWGAHRVLPYEAPTRIGRALLRALFTRPVVRVGFGAQVDVSGLSGSAGAQAMRATRLIMEGIDAALAPLRADEMQLPRYVDASRPVDLSRVRRPL; encoded by the coding sequence ATGGAGACGTCTACTACCTGGCGAGCGCCGCTGTTGTGGCGGTTTCTGCTCGCGCTGTCCCGCGTGGTGATCGCGCCGGTGTGCCGGTTGCGGGTGTCGGGTTCGGTGCCGGCGGAGTTGCGGTCGGGGCCGGTGATCCTCGCGGCGAATCATGTGAGTCCGTTCGACCCGCTGGTGTTGGTGGCGGCGTGTCACCGGGTGGGGTTGGCGCCGCGGATCATGATCACCGGTGGGTTGTTCGACGCGCCGGTGGTGGGTGCGGCGATGCGGGCGTGTGGGCACATCCGGGTGGATCGGGGTACGGCGCGGGTGGCGGAGGCGTTGCCGGCGGCGGCGCAGGCGCTGAAGGACGGTGCGACCGTGCTGCTGTATCCGGAGGGGCGGATCGGGCTGGATCCGTGGATGTGGCCGGAGCGGGGTAAGACCGGGGTGGCGCGGATGGCGGCGGCGACGGATGCGCCGGTGGTGCCGGTGGCGCAGTGGGGTGCGCATCGGGTGTTGCCGTATGAGGCGCCGACGCGGATCGGGCGGGCGTTGTTGCGGGCTCTGTTCACGCGGCCGGTGGTGCGGGTCGGGTTCGGCGCTCAGGTGGATGTGTCGGGCCTGTCGGGTTCGGCGGGTGCGCAGGCGATGCGCGCGACGCGGTTGATCATGGAGGGGATCGACGCGGCTCTGGCGCCGCTGCGGGCTGATGAGATGCAGTTGCCGCGGTACGTCGATGCCTCTCGCCCGGTCGACCTGTCGCGGGTGCGGCGCCCGCTCTGA
- a CDS encoding multidrug efflux SMR transporter has translation MAWTVLVVSGLLETVWAIALDRSAGFSRLLPTGVFGVAVILSMLGLGYALRTIPVGTGYAVWVGIGAVGTAVVGMVALGENTSPARIICLFLVVAGVVGLKYAH, from the coding sequence ATGGCCTGGACCGTTCTCGTCGTCTCCGGTCTGCTCGAAACCGTCTGGGCGATCGCCCTGGACCGCAGCGCCGGCTTCAGCAGACTCCTCCCCACCGGCGTTTTCGGCGTGGCCGTCATCCTCAGCATGCTGGGGCTCGGCTACGCGCTGCGCACCATCCCGGTCGGCACCGGATACGCCGTATGGGTCGGGATCGGCGCGGTGGGAACCGCGGTCGTCGGCATGGTCGCGCTCGGCGAGAACACCTCGCCGGCCCGGATCATCTGCCTGTTCCTGGTGGTGGCCGGCGTTGTCGGCCTGAAATACGCCCACTAG
- a CDS encoding VOC family protein — MTHGPARFGGRSTVVLAIVLDCGDLEKSTAFWSGVLGYTPGPDGDGPYRRLLPPDGNGVELLLQRVPERKATKNRLHLDLRVPDLQAERERVTALGARLLTEQPIAEEGWVWHILADPDGNEFCILQPPADRLI; from the coding sequence GTGACTCACGGACCGGCCCGATTCGGCGGGCGCTCCACCGTCGTCCTGGCGATCGTGTTGGACTGCGGCGACCTGGAGAAATCCACCGCCTTCTGGTCCGGCGTCCTCGGCTACACCCCCGGCCCGGACGGCGACGGCCCCTATCGCCGCCTGCTCCCGCCCGACGGCAACGGCGTCGAACTGCTCCTGCAGCGCGTCCCCGAGCGCAAAGCCACCAAGAATCGTCTGCACCTCGACCTACGCGTCCCCGACCTGCAGGCCGAGAGGGAACGCGTCACCGCCCTCGGCGCCCGCCTGCTCACCGAGCAGCCGATCGCCGAGGAGGGCTGGGTCTGGCACATTCTGGCCGACCCGGACGGCAACGAGTTCTGCATTCTCCAGCCGCCCGCCGACCGCCTCATCTGA
- a CDS encoding NAD(P)/FAD-dependent oxidoreductase: protein MRPRIAVVGAGPGGLSFARVMHHHGHCVTVLERDSGPDARPPGGTLDLHEGMGQVALEKAGLLPEFEKLSRPEGQAMRILAADGTVLRDWRPRPDERANPEIDRGQLRDLLIGPLDVRWGHAVSGVVPGAVHFADGRRESFDLVVGADGAWSRVRPAVSPVTPHYTGVTVVETALDDVDTRHPELAGLIGDGSVGAYGVNRSIVAQRNSGGHVKVSARFRAPLDWHAGLDLTDAAAVRATLLARFDGWAAPVLDLVRRGTAFVHRPIHVLPVGHTWAHGPGVTLLGDAAHLMPPLGAGANLAMLEGAELAEAVAAGPEDLDGVVRTFEERMWARAGMWARITTAGLERLVSADPAEAVAQFDRVNQDSGARTGRCPAA, encoded by the coding sequence ATGAGACCTCGTATCGCTGTGGTGGGGGCCGGTCCCGGGGGGCTGAGCTTCGCGCGGGTCATGCATCACCATGGCCACTGCGTCACCGTCCTGGAGCGTGATTCCGGACCGGATGCCCGGCCACCCGGCGGCACCCTGGACCTGCACGAGGGCATGGGCCAGGTGGCGCTGGAGAAGGCCGGCCTGTTGCCGGAGTTCGAGAAGCTGTCCCGGCCCGAGGGCCAGGCCATGCGGATCCTCGCCGCGGACGGCACGGTCCTGCGGGACTGGCGGCCCCGCCCGGACGAGCGGGCCAACCCGGAGATCGACCGGGGCCAGCTGCGCGACCTGCTGATCGGGCCCCTCGACGTGCGGTGGGGACACGCGGTGTCCGGGGTCGTTCCGGGGGCGGTGCACTTCGCCGACGGGCGGCGGGAATCCTTCGACCTGGTGGTCGGCGCGGACGGCGCCTGGTCCCGGGTGCGCCCGGCCGTCTCGCCGGTGACGCCCCACTACACCGGTGTCACCGTGGTCGAGACCGCCCTGGACGACGTCGACACCCGCCACCCCGAACTCGCCGGGCTGATCGGTGACGGTTCCGTCGGGGCGTACGGCGTGAACCGCAGCATCGTCGCCCAGCGCAACAGTGGCGGCCACGTCAAGGTGTCCGCCCGCTTCCGGGCACCGCTGGACTGGCACGCCGGCCTGGATTTGACCGACGCCGCGGCGGTGCGCGCGACACTGCTCGCCCGGTTCGACGGCTGGGCGGCCCCGGTCCTCGATCTGGTCCGCCGGGGGACCGCGTTCGTTCACCGTCCGATCCACGTTCTACCGGTGGGCCATACCTGGGCCCATGGTCCCGGGGTGACCCTGCTGGGCGACGCCGCGCACCTGATGCCCCCGCTGGGCGCCGGTGCCAACCTGGCCATGCTGGAGGGCGCCGAGCTCGCCGAGGCGGTCGCCGCCGGTCCGGAGGATCTCGACGGGGTGGTCCGAACTTTCGAGGAACGGATGTGGGCGCGGGCCGGGATGTGGGCGCGGATCACGACGGCCGGCCTCGAACGCCTCGTCAGCGCGGACCCGGCGGAAGCCGTCGCGCAGTTCGACCGGGTCAACCAGGATTCCGGTGCCCGAACCGGTCGCTGCCCTGCTGCTTGA
- a CDS encoding cyclopropane-fatty-acyl-phospholipid synthase family protein — MDIPRHHVIREGDLRILNPFSPAKLAVLGRAIKLRAGDRLVDLCCGKGELLRSWHLAHGIRGIGVDLSTAFIAEAREHAAGLPVEFVHGDAAGFVAPEPADVAACIGATWIGHGVAGTIEILERSLRPGGMLLIGEPYWRREPPDQQTVEACHAQARDDFRSLPELVAHLGADLGWDLVEMVLADQDCWDRYAAAHWLNIRTWLDANPHDELAPRMRAELDTDPLRHVRHRREYLGWGVFALRKRG; from the coding sequence ATGGACATCCCCCGTCATCACGTCATCCGCGAGGGTGACCTTCGCATTCTCAACCCGTTCTCGCCCGCGAAGCTGGCCGTCCTCGGCCGAGCGATCAAGCTGCGGGCCGGCGACCGCCTCGTCGACCTGTGCTGCGGCAAGGGCGAACTGCTCCGCAGCTGGCACCTGGCGCACGGCATCCGCGGCATCGGGGTGGACCTCAGCACCGCCTTCATCGCGGAGGCGCGCGAGCACGCGGCCGGCCTTCCGGTGGAGTTCGTCCACGGCGACGCCGCCGGCTTCGTCGCGCCGGAACCGGCTGACGTGGCCGCCTGCATCGGCGCCACCTGGATCGGCCACGGCGTCGCCGGCACCATCGAGATCCTGGAGCGCAGCCTGCGTCCCGGTGGCATGCTGCTGATCGGCGAGCCGTACTGGCGACGGGAACCGCCCGACCAGCAGACCGTCGAGGCGTGCCACGCGCAGGCCCGCGACGACTTCCGGTCGCTGCCGGAACTGGTCGCCCACCTCGGTGCCGACCTCGGCTGGGACCTCGTCGAGATGGTGCTGGCCGATCAGGACTGCTGGGACCGGTACGCGGCCGCGCATTGGCTGAACATCCGGACCTGGCTGGACGCCAACCCGCACGATGAGCTGGCCCCGCGGATGCGCGCCGAACTCGACACCGACCCGCTGCGCCACGTGCGCCATCGGCGCGAGTATCTCGGCTGGGGCGTTTTCGCCCTGCGAAAACGCGGATGA
- a CDS encoding NAD-dependent epimerase/dehydratase family protein gives MRILILGGSGFVGRVLAATAVADGHAVTVFNRGHRDPIPGTTLITGDRLADDGLAGLATGTWDAVVDTWSAQASAVRAAARLLAGRAGHWTYVSSRSVYRWLAPQPLTEQTALADVDDPGYAGDKLRGEIATEAFGGPVLLARAGLILGPHEDVGRLPWWLRRMHRGGPTLAPGPRSLPLQYIDVRDLALFLLATIGAEGPVNVVSEAGHATMGSLLDAANAVTGGHAELRWTDPEPILAAGVQPWTDLPIWMPPGEAHDFMHKGDVSRALAAGMRCRPVMETVSDTWAWLSGLPGAAPLRTDRPAVGLDPDVEAKLLSD, from the coding sequence ATGCGGATACTGATTCTCGGCGGCAGCGGATTCGTCGGCCGGGTCCTGGCGGCCACCGCGGTGGCCGACGGCCATGCGGTGACGGTATTCAATCGCGGGCACCGCGACCCGATCCCCGGCACCACCCTGATCACCGGCGACCGCCTCGCCGACGACGGACTGGCCGGTCTGGCCACCGGGACGTGGGACGCGGTCGTGGACACGTGGTCGGCTCAGGCGTCCGCGGTGCGGGCCGCCGCCCGGCTGCTCGCCGGGCGTGCCGGGCACTGGACGTATGTGTCCAGCCGATCCGTGTACCGGTGGCTGGCACCGCAGCCGCTGACCGAACAGACCGCACTCGCGGACGTCGACGATCCCGGATACGCCGGGGACAAACTGCGCGGCGAGATCGCCACCGAGGCGTTCGGCGGGCCGGTGCTGCTGGCCCGCGCCGGGCTGATCCTCGGCCCGCACGAGGACGTCGGCCGGCTGCCGTGGTGGCTGCGGCGGATGCACCGTGGCGGCCCGACCCTCGCGCCCGGCCCCCGCTCGCTGCCGCTGCAGTACATCGACGTCCGCGACCTGGCGCTGTTCCTGCTCGCCACCATCGGCGCCGAGGGGCCGGTCAACGTGGTCAGCGAAGCCGGCCACGCCACCATGGGCAGCCTCCTGGACGCGGCGAACGCGGTCACCGGCGGGCACGCCGAGCTGCGGTGGACCGACCCGGAGCCGATCCTGGCCGCCGGGGTGCAACCGTGGACCGACCTGCCGATCTGGATGCCGCCGGGGGAGGCCCACGACTTCATGCACAAGGGGGACGTCAGCCGGGCCCTGGCGGCGGGGATGCGGTGCCGACCGGTGATGGAGACGGTCAGCGACACCTGGGCGTGGCTGTCGGGGCTGCCGGGGGCGGCGCCGTTACGGACCGATCGGCCCGCGGTCGGACTCGATCCGGACGTCGAGGCGAAACTGCTGTCGGACTGA
- a CDS encoding heme-degrading domain-containing protein, protein MSDESQNLIAELKDQERRLVFDHFDEADAWALGCLLVNLATERSLPVAIDIRRGEQQLFHAGLPGSTADNDVWIQRKVRVVYRFAASSYLVGRELAANGRELDAAMGVDPMRYAAHGGAFPVRVAGAGVIGVVTVSGLPQADDHALVLEALETFLDR, encoded by the coding sequence ATGAGCGACGAGTCGCAGAACCTGATCGCGGAACTCAAGGACCAGGAACGCCGCCTGGTCTTCGACCACTTCGACGAGGCCGACGCGTGGGCGTTGGGCTGCCTGCTGGTCAACCTCGCCACCGAGCGCAGCCTGCCCGTCGCGATCGACATCCGCCGCGGCGAACAGCAACTGTTCCACGCCGGGCTGCCCGGCTCCACCGCCGACAACGACGTCTGGATCCAGCGCAAGGTCCGGGTGGTCTACCGGTTCGCCGCCTCCTCCTACCTGGTCGGCCGCGAACTCGCGGCCAACGGCAGAGAGCTCGACGCCGCGATGGGCGTCGATCCGATGCGGTACGCGGCCCATGGCGGGGCTTTCCCGGTACGCGTTGCCGGGGCCGGCGTGATCGGCGTCGTCACCGTGTCCGGGCTGCCGCAAGCCGACGACCACGCGTTGGTCCTCGAGGCGCTGGAGACCTTCCTCGACCGATGA
- a CDS encoding TSUP family transporter → MIVLLLVAAAAAGWVDAVVGGGGLLLLPALLLAAPGLPLPTALGTNKLAAICGTGTAAVTYARRTKIDWGVAGPSAAVALICAGCGALLAGAIPATAYRPIVMMVLIFVAIFVTVRPAMGLAEHGEKRTPVRRALAVATAGGLVAAYDGLIGPGTGTFLVLAFTTIVGADFVRGSAMAKLVNTGTNLGALIVFGVTGHVDWLLGAGMAVCNIGGAFLGARMALRRGSGFVRIVLLIVVLALIVKLGVDQMRMG, encoded by the coding sequence GTGATCGTCCTGCTTTTGGTGGCGGCCGCGGCGGCCGGGTGGGTCGACGCGGTCGTCGGGGGTGGCGGCCTGCTCCTGCTGCCCGCGCTGCTGCTCGCCGCACCCGGGCTGCCGCTGCCGACCGCGCTGGGCACCAACAAGCTCGCCGCGATCTGCGGCACCGGCACGGCCGCGGTCACGTACGCGCGCCGGACCAAGATCGACTGGGGGGTCGCCGGGCCCTCCGCGGCGGTGGCGCTGATCTGCGCCGGCTGCGGGGCACTGCTGGCCGGGGCGATCCCGGCAACGGCGTACCGGCCGATCGTGATGATGGTGTTGATCTTCGTGGCGATCTTCGTGACCGTGCGGCCGGCCATGGGGCTGGCCGAGCACGGGGAGAAACGCACGCCGGTGCGCCGGGCGCTGGCCGTGGCGACCGCGGGCGGGCTGGTCGCCGCCTACGACGGACTGATCGGTCCGGGTACCGGCACGTTCCTGGTGCTGGCCTTCACCACGATCGTCGGCGCGGACTTCGTGCGCGGCTCGGCGATGGCCAAACTCGTCAACACCGGCACCAACCTCGGGGCGCTGATCGTTTTCGGCGTCACCGGGCACGTCGACTGGCTGCTCGGCGCCGGCATGGCGGTCTGCAACATCGGCGGTGCGTTCCTCGGTGCCCGGATGGCGCTGCGCCGCGGCTCCGGCTTCGTCCGGATCGTGCTGCTGATCGTGGTGCTCGCCCTGATCGTCAAGCTCGGCGTCGACCAGATGAGAATGGGCTGA
- a CDS encoding endonuclease/exonuclease/phosphatase family protein yields MRLATFNLLHGRSLSDGTVHADRVRDAVGELDADVLGLQEVDRAQPRSGGLDLTVLCAEALGAPAHRFAAAVVGTPGQTWEPWHADADIAHPQYGIALVSRFPVRQWQITQLPGAPIRSPVLTPEGLLLLKDEPRVLLAAVLETPYGLMSVGTTHLSFVPGWNVRQLRHAVRAMRALPAPRVLLGDLNMPAGPVRAFSGWRPLARAATFPSPSPRTQLDHVLADPRGGRQLGRVVQVRTPHPAVSDHRPLVVRLDR; encoded by the coding sequence GTGCGCCTGGCCACGTTCAACCTGTTGCACGGCAGATCACTGTCCGACGGCACGGTACACGCCGATCGGGTCCGCGACGCTGTCGGCGAGCTCGACGCGGACGTCCTCGGGCTGCAGGAGGTCGACCGGGCGCAGCCCCGGTCGGGCGGGCTGGATCTGACCGTGTTGTGCGCCGAGGCGCTGGGGGCGCCCGCGCACCGGTTCGCGGCGGCGGTGGTCGGCACGCCGGGGCAGACCTGGGAGCCGTGGCATGCCGACGCGGACATCGCCCATCCGCAGTACGGGATCGCGCTGGTCAGCCGCTTTCCGGTGCGGCAGTGGCAGATCACCCAGCTGCCGGGGGCGCCGATCCGGTCGCCGGTGCTCACCCCGGAGGGGCTGCTGCTGCTCAAGGACGAGCCGCGGGTGCTGCTCGCGGCGGTGCTGGAGACGCCGTACGGGCTGATGAGTGTCGGGACCACGCATCTGTCGTTCGTGCCGGGCTGGAACGTGCGGCAGCTGCGGCACGCGGTCCGGGCGATGCGGGCGCTGCCGGCGCCGCGGGTGCTGCTGGGTGATCTGAACATGCCGGCCGGGCCGGTCCGCGCGTTCTCCGGGTGGCGGCCGCTGGCGCGGGCGGCGACGTTTCCGAGTCCGTCGCCGCGCACCCAGCTCGATCATGTGCTGGCCGATCCGCGCGGTGGGCGGCAGCTGGGTCGGGTGGTGCAGGTTCGCACGCCGCATCCGGCGGTGTCCGATCACCGGCCGCTGGTGGTCCGGCTGGACCGCTGA
- a CDS encoding GNAT family N-acetyltransferase, with protein MKLPPAALSALIDGDLAAASHAAGTPLSRYLIDESWLWRIRLEDVRRDPEAADWIARAAVTDPDGVVVGHGGFHGPPDADGIVEVAYSVDPAHRRQGHAKAMLRSLLDRADADPRVTAVRASIRPDNLGSRATIKGFGFRKIGEQWDPEDGLEDVYLRPTR; from the coding sequence GTGAAGCTTCCCCCCGCCGCCCTCAGCGCCCTCATCGACGGCGACCTGGCCGCCGCGAGCCACGCCGCCGGTACCCCGCTGAGCCGCTACCTGATCGACGAAAGCTGGCTGTGGCGCATCCGGCTGGAGGACGTGCGACGCGACCCGGAGGCCGCCGACTGGATCGCCCGGGCCGCGGTCACCGACCCGGACGGCGTCGTGGTCGGGCACGGCGGCTTCCACGGGCCGCCCGACGCCGACGGGATCGTCGAGGTCGCCTACTCCGTCGACCCGGCACACCGCCGGCAGGGCCACGCCAAGGCGATGCTGCGCAGCCTGCTCGACCGCGCCGACGCCGACCCGCGGGTCACCGCCGTGCGGGCCAGCATCCGCCCGGACAATCTCGGCTCCCGCGCCACCATCAAGGGCTTCGGCTTCCGCAAGATCGGCGAGCAGTGGGACCCGGAGGACGGCCTGGAGGACGTCTACCTGCGCCCCACCCGCTGA
- a CDS encoding MarR family winged helix-turn-helix transcriptional regulator yields MRESTALDEMICFQLYAASRSITALYRPLLDPHGLTYPQYLVLRVLWHDGPTTVRDLGRTLRLDSGTLSPLLKRLAAQGHLTRVRGADDERTVLISLTDSGLRLRDAIGDLTQALLCSVNLTVDELTQLHSLLIRARG; encoded by the coding sequence ATGCGGGAGAGCACGGCACTGGACGAGATGATCTGCTTCCAGCTCTATGCGGCCAGCCGATCGATCACCGCGCTCTACCGTCCGCTGCTCGACCCGCACGGCCTGACCTACCCGCAATACCTGGTGCTGCGCGTCCTCTGGCACGACGGCCCCACTACCGTGCGTGATCTCGGTCGCACCCTGCGGCTCGACAGCGGCACCCTCTCCCCGCTGCTGAAACGCCTGGCGGCGCAGGGCCATCTGACCCGGGTCCGCGGGGCCGACGACGAACGCACCGTCCTGATCAGCCTGACCGACTCCGGCCTGCGGCTGCGGGACGCGATCGGCGATCTGACCCAGGCCCTGCTCTGCTCGGTCAACCTGACCGTCGACGAGCTCACCCAGTTGCACAGCCTGCTCATCCGCGCCCGCGGCTGA
- a CDS encoding organic hydroperoxide resistance protein, translating into MTAIYTASATATGDGRNGHVRSSDGVLDFDLAIPKEMGGPGGALTNPEQLFAAGYAACFHSALKRVASMQKVTLTDTAITVDVGIGQLPSGGFGLNVTIEAELPGLSEEQATALLEAAHQVCPYSNATRGNVEVALNLA; encoded by the coding sequence ATGACCGCGATCTACACCGCCTCGGCGACCGCGACCGGCGACGGCCGTAACGGCCACGTCCGCTCCAGCGACGGCGTCCTCGACTTCGACCTGGCCATCCCGAAGGAGATGGGCGGCCCGGGCGGCGCCCTGACCAACCCCGAGCAGCTGTTCGCCGCCGGCTACGCGGCCTGCTTCCACAGCGCCCTCAAGCGGGTCGCCAGCATGCAGAAGGTCACGCTGACCGACACCGCGATCACCGTCGACGTCGGCATCGGCCAGCTCCCCAGCGGCGGCTTCGGGCTGAACGTCACCATCGAGGCCGAGCTGCCCGGCCTGTCCGAGGAGCAGGCCACGGCGCTGCTGGAGGCCGCCCACCAGGTCTGCCCCTACTCCAACGCCACCCGCGGCAACGTCGAGGTCGCGCTGAACCTGGCCTGA